AGAATGATGATAGTAGCGCATATCTAAAGTCAAGCAATTCTGCTCAAACGATAAATTCTTACCATGGGTTTGACTCCAAATTATAGCGGTTTTCAAATGAGCAAGAGCAAGGTAAAATGGAGAGAAAATGCAAACAGGAAAAGCGTATTCACAGGATTTGAGAGAACGAGTAATCGCAGGGTATCAAAAAGGAAAAACCACGATGAAAGAAGTAGCCGATAGGTTTGCAGTAAGTCGAAGCTGGGTCAATAATCTGGTACAAAGACAAAAACAAACAGGGAGTGTGGCGGCAAAACCCCATGGAGGAGGAGCAGTAGCCAAAGTCAACGCAACCCATTACCCAATCCTAGAAGCAATCATTGAAGGACAAAATGATATAACCTTGCTAGAAATCAGTCAAAGGTTCGCGGAAAAGACAGAGATATTGGTAAGTCAGTCCACGATTTGTCGAGCCTTACAGGAAATCGAGTTAACCCGCAAAAAAAAACTTTTCATGCCGACAAACAAGAAAGTGAAGCAGTCAAACAGTTGAGACTAGAATATCAACTGATAATGTGGGCAATCGAAACCAATAATCTGGTGTTTATCGATGAGTCAGGCACAAACCTAAATATGGCTAGGACTTATGCAAGGTCAAAAAAAGGCACAAGGGCGCATGGCTGTAAACCACACAACAAAGGTAAAAATCTGACCATCATTGCGGCGATCGCGATTACGGGGGTAATTGCGGCTCTATCATTTTTTGGCAGTAACAATGCGGTAACTTTTTTGTTTTATGTGACTGAGGTACTTGTACCACAGCTAAACGATACGATGGTCGTCGTGATGGATAATCTCAATCTCCACTGTAGCGATGAGGTCAGAACTGCGATTGAGAATACTGGCGCTAAACTGATTTTCTTGCCCACTTATTCTCCTGATTTATCACCGATTGAGATGTTTTGGTCAAAAATCAAATCCATTCTGCGTTCGATTGCTCCGAGAACCACTGAGCAGCTTTATGATGCTATCACTCTCGCTTTCAATTCTGTTTCCGATTCTGACTTCTTTGGCTGGTTTTACGAATGTGACGCTCGTACCACGCTCATTTGAAAACCGCTATAGCGCAGCAATATCCTTTACAAATTTTGATTGCTGAGGATAATCTTGTGAATCAGAAAGTTGCTGCACGGCTGTTTCAAAAATTGGGCTACATCGTTGATATTGCCAATAATGGACTTGAAGTAATTGAAATGCTACGATCGCGTACCTACGATCTGATCTTTATGGATATTCAAATGCCCATCATGGATGGGTTAGAAGCCACAGCCAAAATTTTGGAAGAATGGAACTTTGCGGTGCGTCCTCGGATTATTGCGATGACAGCAAATGCCATGCCTAGCGATCGCGAAGAGTGCTTGGCGGCAGGAATGGATGATTTTCTGAGTAAGCCTATCCAAATTGAAAAATTAATTGCTGCTATTAAGCGATCACAAATTCATGCGTTGTCATAGAACCCAAAGAAAATCGATAAAAGCTTTGCAAAGCAAAGCTTTTATCGATTTTCTTTGTTCAGGTTTGCACGCAAAACGTTGTAATTCCTCTGTACCATGTAAATTTTCACAATGGTAACATGGGTTTTTTGGGGTTTTTATCTATAGCAACGCAAGAGATAGCTAGGACAAATCAAAACCCAAATAAATGAAGGCGGCGCAAAGCGCCGCCTTCATTTATTTGGGTTTTATGTCCTAAGCAAAACTTTCATTGCTATATAAGTCCTACTGCATCGAAAATAATTTACTGTAATCAAGGTAAGCTGCAAATAGAACATAGATCGATCGCGTTAGAAATCAGTAAACCCATGAGCTTAATGCCTAAGCATTTACCGAAAACTGCTGCCCTCCTAAAACATAAAGCCCAAAAGCCATCTGGACAGACTCCTCTAAGGCAATGGTGTTTTTTTGCAAGCTTAACGATCGCTTTGCTGTCAGGATGTCAACCAGCGCCAACGCCAAGCCCCACAGTCACCCCAACCGCGACAACGACCCCAATGGCTGACACCACCATCAAAGATAAAGCTCCAGAGGGGATTTTAGAACGAGTGAAAGCTCGTGGGAAGCTCATCTGTGGTGTAAATGGCAAACTATCTGGCTTTAGCTACGTTGACGAAAAAGGGGTATGGAGTGGCTTAGACGTAGACTATTGCCAAGCGATCGCGGCAGCGGTTTTGGGAGATGCCAAAGCAGTTGAGTTTAAACCATTACTAGCCAAGGATCGCTTTACGGCGATCCAAAGAGGGGAAGTCGATGTCTTGATGCGAAATACGACCCGCACGTTAACCCGTGATGTCGCCACGAATATTTCCTTTGCGCCCACAACTTTTTTTGACGGTCAGGGGGTGATGCTTAGGATTGGGGCAAAACCAACAGCTTCTCCGACGAGTTCGCCCAGTCCCGCAACTTCCATGTCGCCTTCACCAACCGCCTCAGCGTCCCCCACTCCTAGCCCTACTAGTACACCTTCCGCCGACAAAGAGAGCAACAAAACGGATCAACAAACACCTAAAACCACTGAAGAATTAGCGATCGCCCTCAAAGAACTCACCGACAAAAAAATCTGTGTGGAAACAGGAATCAACGCCACCAATCTAGAATCTACATTCAAAGAAGCAAATATAGCGATCGAGGCGATCATCTTGCCTGATCTCGATGAAGTCTTGAATGCTTATTCAAAAGGTGATTGCGAAGCAATTTCTTCAGAAAAATCGCAACTTGCTGCATGGAGAAGTAAGTTACCCCGTCCTGCCGATCACAAAATTCTCGATCTGAGCTTGTCGAGGGAACCCCTTAGCCCAGCCCTAGTTGGTAATGACGATCGCTGGCGGGATGTGGTGACATGGATAATCTATGCCACTTTCTACGCCGACGAATTGGGTATTAATATGAATAATTACACGATTTTTAAGGACACTAAAAATCCTGAAGTGGCGAGATTTCTTGGCACATCCGACTCTTTGGGGATTGAACTGGGACTTGCTCCTGATTGGACTACCCAAATCCTCAAGCAAGTGGGCAATTACAGTGATATCTACAATCGCAATCTTGCGCCCCTAGATATTCCCCGTGGTCTAAATCGCACTTGGAAGCAAGGTGGTTTGCTCTATTCGATGCCATTTCGTTAAAGGCGGCAGTAAATGCAGAGGTATTTATGTTTCAAACTGCGACTAGGGAAATTACCTTTGAAGAGTTTCTCGATTGGTATCCCGATGGCTATGGCCGTTATGAACTTTATGATGGAGCGATCGTCGAAATGCAGCCTACAGGAACCCATGAACAAGTAGGCAGTTTTACGGCGACAAAATTAGCAGTAGAAATCGATCGCTACTCCATGGATTGCTTCATTCCCCGTCAAGCATTTGTGAAACCGATGGATTCCCATCGGTCGGGTTACATCCCTGATGTGATCGTCCTCAATCAAGCAGCCTTAGAATTTGAACCCCTGTGGAAAAAGCGTTCCACCATTACTAAAGGTGAAACAATTAGGTTGGCAATCGAGATAGCTAGTACCAACTGGCAAGATGACTATTTAACGAAGTTGAGGGGCTATGAAACTTTAAGTATTCCTGAATATTGGATTATTGATTATCTTGGCTTGGGTGGGCGACGCTATATCGGTTTTCCAAAACAGCCAACCTTGTCGATTTATAATCTGGTCGATGGAGAGTATGAAGTACAACAATTTCGAGGTAGCGATCGCTTGATATCGAACACTTTCCCACAGCTAACGTTAACCGCAGAGCAAATTTTTAATTCGGGTAAAGATTTTTGATAGCGCGGCTTTGCCACGTCATCAAAAATCTTATGGTAAAAATAAAATATCTGTGTGGTGATTTTGAAGGTATACACAAATGTCATTTATCATTTCCGCGATCGCCTCACTCGTCTCGATATTGGTATTTTTTAATAACAAAAAAATTGTTGATAATCGTATTGCCCAACTGGTGATTCAGGCGATCGCAGGGTTAATCGCTTTAGTTACTACGATCAATGCCTTGAGCCGCTTGATTATTGTGATTCCTGCGGGAAATGTTGGCGTGGAAGATTTTCAGGGAAAGGTCAGTGATCGCAGCTTAACCGCAGGGCTACATGTGATTAATCCCTTTGCGGATGTGGTGCAGTTTTCAGTGCGATTACGCGATCTCAAGGAAGAAATGGGGGCAACCTCCAAGGAAGGTTTGGCTTTGGGGATAGATGTCAGCATTCAATATCGAATTGATCCTGCGAAAGCACCGAGTATTTACCTGAATATTGGCACTGAAGAAAGCGAAATTGTGACTTCACGATTTCGGTCGATTTCTCGCGAAATTGTGGCTGGATATTCTGCCGAAGATGTTTATGCCACTAAGCGCGAGGAAGTTGGACTAAAAATTGCCGAAAAATTGCGATCGCAACTTGCGCCGATTGGTTTCATTGTGGATGAGGCTCTATTGCGAAACGTGAAAGTTCCTGAAACCTTGCAAGCAGCCATTCAGCAACGACTCAAAGCTGAGCAGGAAAATTTGCAAATGAAATTTGTCTTAGAAAAAGAGAAGCAAGAAGCCGATCGCAAACGAATCGAGGCAAAGGGCAGCGCTGATGCTCAAAAGATCTTGGCAGAAGGACTCACGCCTGCGGTTTTGCAATTACGCCAAATCGAAGCGACTGAAAAACTAGCGCAATCTCAAAACTCTAAACTAGTAATTCTTGGCAATAGTCAAAATACACCTTTAATTTTGCCTGTTGATCGTGAATCTGCTAGAGCTATTGCGCCAACACCATAATCTCAATGCAAAAAATGGCTGCGCCATTTTTTGCTTTTAAAACCCAAGAATTGGTGGAGCGGCGCTTCGCGCCGCTCCACCAATTCTTGGTATATAACTATCGCCATTCTTGTTAGGACATAAAACCCAAATAGTGTGAGGCGGCGCGAAGCGCCGCCTCACACTATTTGGGTTTTGATTTGTCCTGATACAGGTGGCGATAGCTATATAACGCCCAAAAGCAAGCCATAAGAGATTTTTAAAAGTGTTGCAAAGCAACACTTTTAAAAATCTCTTATGGCTTGCTTGAGATTGCTGATGGTTGAGGTGACTCAAACTGTTAAAATTTTTGCTAGGTTTAATAAAATTCTTTACAGTTTCTTTACAGTTTTAGTCAGACAACGCAGACAGGATCGCAAAACGTGAGAATTGCAGTAGATGCGATGGGTGGGGACTTTGCCCCACGCGAAATAATCGAAGGAGCAATATTAGCTCAAGCCCAATTGGGTGTAGATATCGCGCTAGTGGGAGATCGCGACATTCTCGCTAATTACCTCAAGCAACATAACTATCAAGAAAGCGATCGCCTTGAGATCGTGCCATCAGAAGGGATCATCGAAATGGATGATGAGCCTCTCGAAGGGTTGCGCCGCAAGCCCAACTCCTCGATCGCCGTTGCCATGAACTTAGTTAAGCGCAAGCAAGCTGACGCTGTAGTTTCGGCTGGACATTCGGGTGCAGCTATGGCAGCCGCTCTATTGCGTTTAGGACGCTTATCGGGTGTAGATCGACCAGCGATCGGCGCACTATTTCCGACACAAGTCGCGCATAAACCCGTATTACTGCTCGATGTTGGAGCAAATGTAGACTGTCGCCCCAAGTTTTTAGAGCAGTTTGCCATCATGGGATCGCTCTATAGCCAATATGCGATCGGCATTAAAGAGCCAAAGGTTGGTTTGCTCAATATCGGTGAAGAAGCCTGTAAGGGCAACGAACTCGCAATTCGTGTTCACCAAGCGCTCCAAGACAATCCCCAAATTACCTTCGCAGGCAATGCTGAAGGGCGTGACATCCTTAAAGGTCAGTTTGATGTGATTGTTTGTGATGGTTTTGCAGGCAATATTGTCCTCAAATTTGCTGAAGGTGTCGGTAATGCCGTCATGCAAATTTTGAAGGAGGAACTGCCTAAAGGTTGGCGGGGCAAGCTGGGCGCATTAATCTTGAAACCTAATCTCAAAAAGGTGAAAGAGCGCATTGATGCCGATGAGTATGGTGGCGCTTTACTGCTCGGTGTGGCAGGTATTTGTGTGATCAGTCATGGTAGCTCTAACGCTGTAAGTATTCGTAACGCCATCCGTGTTGCCAAAGATGCTGTCGATAACGGCGTACTAGATCGCATTCGTGGTCAAATCAAGCCCAAGGTATCCGTCCCTGCGGACGACACGCCTGATGACCCACCAACTTAGCGCCGCCCCCTTCGCGATCGGCTAAATTTCTCTATTTTTATGGAAATGCTCGCACTGCAAGCATTTCCATAAAAATAGAAGTTTTACTTCAGCGCAAAGCGCTGTAACACTTTTTATTCAGCCTTTATTCAGCTATTCAGACCAAATACAGCCAATGACTAATATTGAATCTTCTCTCGTCGGAGTGCGTTTTGTCGGAAGCGGTTCCGCTGTCCCCGATCGCGTACTTAGCAATCACGATCTCGCGCAGATGGTAGATACCACTGACGAGTGGATTGCCTCGCGTACAGGCATCAGAGAGCGTCACATTGCTGATGGCGAGAATGATTCGGTGGCAAATCTGGCAGCACAAGCAGGACAGAAGGCGATCGCCGCCGCAGGGCTGACACCCGAAGATATTGACCTGATTATTTTGTCTACATCAACCAGTGATGATTTGTTTGGCACAGCAGGACGAGTTCAAAAAATCTTGGGAGCCGAACGAGCCGTTGCCTTTGATCTAGTGGCTGCATGTTCAGGATTTGTATTTGGCGTAGTCACAGCTTCGCAATATATCCGCACAGGGGTTTATAAAAATATCTTGTTGATCGGTGCAGATGTGCTTTCGCGTTGGGTCGATTGGCAAGATCGTCGCACTTGTATTTTGTTTGGTGATGGGGCTGGGGCTGTCGTTTTACAAGCTAGTAGTGAAAGTAAGCCCCAAGATCATCTCTTAGGTTTCGAGATGCGAAGTGATGGCAAGGGTAATGATTTACTTAATATCAATTATTTGGGGCGTAGCACCTTTGAACCCATCAGTATGAATGGTCAAGAAGTCTATCGGTTTGCAGTGAGGCGCGTTCCTGAAGTGATCGAAAAATCCTTGCACTATGCTCATCTGGAAGTTCATGATCTCGATTGGCTAATTTTGCATCAAGCTAATCAGCGCATTATTGATGCTGTAGTCAACCGTTTTGGCATCGATCCCGCGAAGGCAGTCAGCAATATGGGTAAATATGGCAATACTTCCGCCGCCTCCATCCCGATCGCCCTTGATGAGTGGGTACAGGCTGGCAAAATACAACCCGATCATTTAATTGCGATCGCAGGTTTTGGTGCAGGCTTAAGCTGGGGTTCAGCAGTATTGCGTTGGGGATAACAAGAAGAATTGCAAAGCAATCCTTCTTGTTATGTAGCCGTAGCCATTCTTGTTTGGACACAAAACCCAAGAAGCGAGTTGCGGCGCTTCGCGCCGCAACTCGCTTCTTGGGTTTTGATTTGTTCTAATACAAGTGGGGACAGCTATACTTTTAGGCGATTTTTGGGAATCCATTTAGCTAATCCTGTCAAGCGATCGCGCCAAGTCACACAGTCCCGAACTTCCTCAGGTAAAAGGCTTGCCATATACCGTAGTTCGGCGTTAGAGAGAGGCGATCGTCCACAGAAAAATGGATGTCTAGGCTTGCGACTGCAATAGCCAAAAAAGATCGCCGATCGATCAAATTTAGTAGGGGGCTTGCCTCGATGGTAGTATCGCGCCGTATCCACAAAGATTACTGTTCCTGACTTACCCGTACAGGTCTTATACCAATTTTCCTGCATATGTTCAGGTAGCATATCCTGAATTTCATGATGAAAAGCAGTTTTATAACGGCGTATCGATTTAGTTCTTAAGTTTCTACATAGAAATTCATTTGCCTCAGGAGTGACACATTCAAAGGGTCCACCATCTTCATTCACATCATTGATATAAACGCCAACTTTGATCATTTGCCAATCTTCTTTGTCCCGATGCCACTTACGAGGACCAGATTCTCTGCCATCTGGAAGACTGTAGTAGTAGGACAAGCCATCATAGGCAACGGGTAGCTTGAGATAGTTCTCAATAATGCGTAACAGCTTGGCATCTGCGCCCCATAAAAATAACTCTGGATAATGCATAATCTGCTCTGCATTAATGTTTAACGTGTGCTTGCCCCTATACAGAGGGTTTTGAACCTTGGATTTGAACTCTTGGGAGATATTTTTGGCAGCACGAAAAAAGCGATCGCTATTAGGAATTGCTAAATCATCCAAAGTTGCCATCGCAACTCCATATTTTTCTAGCTCTTGGACAATTTTTCGCTCTTCAGATGTCGGTCTATTGAGTAATGGTTGATATTCTTGGATAAATCTTTGATAGCGCGGATACAGCACCCTATGTTCAATCACATCAAGATTGCTAATAAATAAGGCGATATCCGATGGAGCGCTGACTGCTCGTTGCCATAGTTTATCAAGGGTTTGATAGGTATGAGATATGATTTTTTGATACATCCGAATAAAACCTTAGCAATGATCATTAAATTCACACGTCTCAGATTTTAAGAAAGACTAACAAAACCGTAAAAAGTTTCCACTTTTATGATCTTAAAGTTATATAAAGAATTTTAAACGATAACTTACCAAAACGTTATTTTATTTTTGGATTTCCCGTGATGCCTACCGCTATTTTCAGCACTTTACACTGAAAATTAAACTCCAAAAGATTAGAGACGACGCTTCGCGTCGTCTCTAATCTTTTAAAGTCAAGCTAGCCAACTTAAAATTTCATGGTTGACGCGCTCAGGATGATCGTCGTGGGCGCAATGCCCCAGTCCTTCCAAATAGATTAAAGTCGCATTAGGGGCATACTTCACTAATCGCTTCCCCTCAGATGGTGGAATTAGACGATCGCAACTTCCCCATAGGATTAACAAGGGAACTTGTAAATGAGAAAGAGCTTGAGTTAAGTTGGGCGAATAATTAGGTTGATTAATGCTGCAATTGAGACGAAGAAAAGCTTCGGCAGATTGGCGATCGCGAGCAGGTTTAGCAATAATTTCTACTAATTGATCATCCACTCGACGGCGATCGCAATAGACAATTCCCTTCAGAACTAAACGAATCGTAAAGGGTTGGCGCACTAAATGGAATAGCGGTTTAACTAGAAATGCCGAGACGATCGCCTTAACCGTGCGTTCAATTGGTTGTAATGCTTTGGGAACCATATCGTTAAAAGCAGCGATATCAGGCAAGCTGATGACAACTACACCTGAGGCAATTTCGGGATGATGACTCGCCGCGATCGTCGCAACCAGAGACCCAATTGAGTTACCAATAATTACCATTGGCACATTAATAAACTTCTGCCAAAACTGAAAAACTTGCTCTACCCATAGATGGATTGAATAGCGCGTTGGTGGTTTCTCTGAGCCGCCAAAGCCCATTAAATCAATCGCATAGACAGTATGATTTTCTGCTAAGGCAGGAATATTGCCACGCCAATGATCGATCGCTGCTCCAAATCCATGAATTAGGAGAATTGGCGGCTTAGTACGATCAGAATTCTGCGATCGACAAAAGCCATAACGCGATCGCCATCCTCGAAAATACCAGTTGCGATATTGCATTGCATTAGCCATGTTGATTACTTTAAATCTTCTTTGCGAACAATACTTAAATGATAAAGGCTCGCTTGGCGAGCCTTTATCATTTATTCGCCTTTTGCCCGAACCAAACGACCGTCACTAGCGACATGCAATCCACATTCTTGATTACTCATCTCCCACCACCAACGACCAGCACGAAGATCTTCACCCGCTTGGACGGCTCTAGTACAAGGCGCACAACCAATGCTAGGGAAGTTTTGATCATGGAGAGCATTATAGGGAACCTCATTAGCATGAATGTATTCCCAAACTTGATCATTAGTCCAATCAATTAAAGGATTAATCTTCGCAATGTTGCGATCGCCATCTAGCTCAACGGGCTCCATTGTGGAACGGTTAGCGGTTTGGTCGCGACGTAGCCCTGTAATCCAAGCATCTAGCCCTTTAGTCGCCCGACCAAGTGGCTCGACTTTGCGAATGTAACAACATTGCTTGCGATTCTCTACGCTGTCATAAAACAGATTAATTCCCTTAGCACTGACCATCTGC
This genomic stretch from Pseudanabaena galeata CCNP1313 harbors:
- a CDS encoding helix-turn-helix domain-containing protein, whose amino-acid sequence is MQTGKAYSQDLRERVIAGYQKGKTTMKEVADRFAVSRSWVNNLVQRQKQTGSVAAKPHGGGAVAKVNATHYPILEAIIEGQNDITLLEISQRFAEKTEILVSQSTICRALQEIELTRKKKLFMPTNKKVKQSNS
- a CDS encoding IS630 family transposase — its product is MSSLTGNRVNPQKKTFHADKQESEAVKQLRLEYQLIMWAIETNNLVFIDESGTNLNMARTYARSKKGTRAHGCKPHNKGKNLTIIAAIAITGVIAALSFFGSNNAVTFLFYVTEVLVPQLNDTMVVVMDNLNLHCSDEVRTAIENTGAKLIFLPTYSPDLSPIEMFWSKIKSILRSIAPRTTEQLYDAITLAFNSVSDSDFFGWFYECDARTTLI
- a CDS encoding response regulator; translation: MKTAIAQQYPLQILIAEDNLVNQKVAARLFQKLGYIVDIANNGLEVIEMLRSRTYDLIFMDIQMPIMDGLEATAKILEEWNFAVRPRIIAMTANAMPSDREECLAAGMDDFLSKPIQIEKLIAAIKRSQIHALS
- a CDS encoding amino acid ABC transporter substrate-binding protein; this encodes MSLMPKHLPKTAALLKHKAQKPSGQTPLRQWCFFASLTIALLSGCQPAPTPSPTVTPTATTTPMADTTIKDKAPEGILERVKARGKLICGVNGKLSGFSYVDEKGVWSGLDVDYCQAIAAAVLGDAKAVEFKPLLAKDRFTAIQRGEVDVLMRNTTRTLTRDVATNISFAPTTFFDGQGVMLRIGAKPTASPTSSPSPATSMSPSPTASASPTPSPTSTPSADKESNKTDQQTPKTTEELAIALKELTDKKICVETGINATNLESTFKEANIAIEAIILPDLDEVLNAYSKGDCEAISSEKSQLAAWRSKLPRPADHKILDLSLSREPLSPALVGNDDRWRDVVTWIIYATFYADELGINMNNYTIFKDTKNPEVARFLGTSDSLGIELGLAPDWTTQILKQVGNYSDIYNRNLAPLDIPRGLNRTWKQGGLLYSMPFR
- a CDS encoding Uma2 family endonuclease; its protein translation is MFQTATREITFEEFLDWYPDGYGRYELYDGAIVEMQPTGTHEQVGSFTATKLAVEIDRYSMDCFIPRQAFVKPMDSHRSGYIPDVIVLNQAALEFEPLWKKRSTITKGETIRLAIEIASTNWQDDYLTKLRGYETLSIPEYWIIDYLGLGGRRYIGFPKQPTLSIYNLVDGEYEVQQFRGSDRLISNTFPQLTLTAEQIFNSGKDF
- a CDS encoding prohibitin family protein, with translation MSFIISAIASLVSILVFFNNKKIVDNRIAQLVIQAIAGLIALVTTINALSRLIIVIPAGNVGVEDFQGKVSDRSLTAGLHVINPFADVVQFSVRLRDLKEEMGATSKEGLALGIDVSIQYRIDPAKAPSIYLNIGTEESEIVTSRFRSISREIVAGYSAEDVYATKREEVGLKIAEKLRSQLAPIGFIVDEALLRNVKVPETLQAAIQQRLKAEQENLQMKFVLEKEKQEADRKRIEAKGSADAQKILAEGLTPAVLQLRQIEATEKLAQSQNSKLVILGNSQNTPLILPVDRESARAIAPTP
- the plsX gene encoding phosphate acyltransferase PlsX; its protein translation is MRIAVDAMGGDFAPREIIEGAILAQAQLGVDIALVGDRDILANYLKQHNYQESDRLEIVPSEGIIEMDDEPLEGLRRKPNSSIAVAMNLVKRKQADAVVSAGHSGAAMAAALLRLGRLSGVDRPAIGALFPTQVAHKPVLLLDVGANVDCRPKFLEQFAIMGSLYSQYAIGIKEPKVGLLNIGEEACKGNELAIRVHQALQDNPQITFAGNAEGRDILKGQFDVIVCDGFAGNIVLKFAEGVGNAVMQILKEELPKGWRGKLGALILKPNLKKVKERIDADEYGGALLLGVAGICVISHGSSNAVSIRNAIRVAKDAVDNGVLDRIRGQIKPKVSVPADDTPDDPPT
- a CDS encoding beta-ketoacyl-ACP synthase III, with amino-acid sequence MTNIESSLVGVRFVGSGSAVPDRVLSNHDLAQMVDTTDEWIASRTGIRERHIADGENDSVANLAAQAGQKAIAAAGLTPEDIDLIILSTSTSDDLFGTAGRVQKILGAERAVAFDLVAACSGFVFGVVTASQYIRTGVYKNILLIGADVLSRWVDWQDRRTCILFGDGAGAVVLQASSESKPQDHLLGFEMRSDGKGNDLLNINYLGRSTFEPISMNGQEVYRFAVRRVPEVIEKSLHYAHLEVHDLDWLILHQANQRIIDAVVNRFGIDPAKAVSNMGKYGNTSAASIPIALDEWVQAGKIQPDHLIAIAGFGAGLSWGSAVLRWG
- a CDS encoding alpha/beta fold hydrolase; this translates as MANAMQYRNWYFRGWRSRYGFCRSQNSDRTKPPILLIHGFGAAIDHWRGNIPALAENHTVYAIDLMGFGGSEKPPTRYSIHLWVEQVFQFWQKFINVPMVIIGNSIGSLVATIAASHHPEIASGVVVISLPDIAAFNDMVPKALQPIERTVKAIVSAFLVKPLFHLVRQPFTIRLVLKGIVYCDRRRVDDQLVEIIAKPARDRQSAEAFLRLNCSINQPNYSPNLTQALSHLQVPLLILWGSCDRLIPPSEGKRLVKYAPNATLIYLEGLGHCAHDDHPERVNHEILSWLA
- a CDS encoding phosphoadenylyl-sulfate reductase, producing the protein MTLQTDIDSAAAQLKGKTPQEVLTWALGNYEKISLASSFGAEDVALIDMIAKIKPEAHVFTLDTGRLNAETYEVIAKVQQKYPQLQLRIMFPQAEDVEQMVSAKGINLFYDSVENRKQCCYIRKVEPLGRATKGLDAWITGLRRDQTANRSTMEPVELDGDRNIAKINPLIDWTNDQVWEYIHANEVPYNALHDQNFPSIGCAPCTRAVQAGEDLRAGRWWWEMSNQECGLHVASDGRLVRAKGE